From Rudanella lutea DSM 19387, a single genomic window includes:
- the rocD gene encoding ornithine--oxo-acid transaminase, with product METTLSTSLSQQAIDREERYGAHNYHPLPVVLSRGEGVFVWDVEGNRYYDFLSAYSAVSQGHCHPRIIGAMMEQAGRLTLTSRAFYNDQLGVCEKFLCEYFGYDKVLMMNAGVEGGETALKLTRKWAYKVKGIPQNAAKVVFAEGNFWGRTIAAISSSNDASSTNDFGPLLTGYLQVPYNDLPALESLFQTDPNIAGFMVEPIQGEAGVVVPDEGYLRGVRALCTRYKVLFIADEVQTGIGRTGRQLACDHEGVKPDLLVLGKALSGGTMPVSAVLANDEVMLTLKPGEHGSTYGGNPLACAVTMAALQVVQDEQLAENAEAMGQIFRDRMNALRAKSDLITLVRGKGLLNAIVIASRPAFGDQTAWELCLRLRDNGLLCKPTHGDKIRFAPPLVITEEQMHEACDIIEKTVLAF from the coding sequence ATGGAAACTACCCTGTCCACATCACTCAGCCAGCAGGCCATTGATCGCGAAGAACGTTATGGCGCTCACAACTATCACCCACTCCCGGTGGTCCTGTCGCGGGGTGAGGGTGTCTTTGTCTGGGATGTCGAGGGAAATCGGTATTACGATTTTTTGTCGGCCTACAGTGCGGTTAGCCAGGGGCACTGCCATCCGCGCATTATTGGCGCCATGATGGAGCAGGCCGGTCGGCTCACACTCACTTCTCGTGCGTTTTATAACGATCAGCTGGGCGTGTGCGAGAAGTTTCTCTGCGAATATTTTGGCTACGACAAGGTACTGATGATGAACGCGGGCGTGGAAGGGGGCGAAACCGCCCTGAAACTAACCCGCAAATGGGCGTACAAAGTGAAGGGTATTCCGCAAAATGCAGCTAAGGTCGTGTTTGCCGAGGGGAACTTCTGGGGGCGTACCATTGCGGCTATCTCCTCCTCCAACGACGCCAGTAGCACCAACGATTTTGGCCCTCTGCTCACCGGCTATCTGCAAGTGCCCTACAATGACCTGCCTGCTCTGGAAAGCCTTTTTCAAACCGACCCGAACATTGCGGGTTTCATGGTCGAGCCGATTCAGGGCGAAGCGGGCGTGGTAGTGCCCGACGAGGGCTACCTGCGTGGGGTGCGCGCGTTGTGTACCCGCTACAAGGTGCTGTTCATTGCCGATGAAGTACAGACCGGCATTGGCCGCACCGGCCGCCAACTCGCCTGCGACCACGAAGGCGTAAAACCCGACCTGCTGGTGCTGGGTAAAGCCCTGTCGGGCGGAACCATGCCCGTATCGGCCGTACTGGCCAACGACGAGGTGATGCTAACCCTCAAGCCGGGTGAGCACGGCAGCACCTACGGGGGCAACCCGTTGGCCTGCGCCGTTACGATGGCAGCGCTTCAGGTAGTGCAGGACGAACAATTGGCCGAAAACGCCGAAGCGATGGGGCAAATCTTCCGGGACCGGATGAATGCCCTCCGCGCCAAATCCGATCTGATTACCCTTGTGCGGGGTAAAGGCCTGCTCAACGCGATTGTGATTGCCTCACGGCCAGCCTTCGGCGACCAAACCGCCTGGGAGCTTTGCCTGCGCCTGCGCGACAATGGTCTGCTTTGCAAGCCAACCCACGGCGACAAAATCCGGTTTGCGCCCCCCCTCGTGATTACCGAAGAGCAGATGCACGAGGCCTGCGATATTATCGAGAAAACGGTGTTAGCTTTTTGA
- a CDS encoding MaoC family dehydratase: MTPEFGLHATYSHAFRFSQADVEDFARVTGDNNPLHLDAEFAAQTPFKRPIIHGMLGASIFTKVLGTEFPGYGSVYLGQTLEFLRPMFVDTDYEVTFTVQSIDEARHIAEILGEVRDKQTGKVTTRGVARLMHREKI; the protein is encoded by the coding sequence ATGACGCCTGAATTTGGTCTTCATGCCACGTACAGTCACGCTTTTCGGTTCTCGCAGGCCGATGTAGAAGACTTTGCCCGCGTTACGGGCGACAACAATCCCCTTCATCTGGATGCCGAATTTGCGGCTCAAACTCCCTTCAAACGACCGATTATTCACGGGATGTTGGGGGCAAGTATCTTCACCAAAGTGTTGGGCACCGAATTTCCGGGATACGGTTCGGTGTATCTGGGCCAAACGCTGGAGTTTTTGCGGCCTATGTTTGTTGATACCGACTACGAAGTCACGTTTACGGTGCAGTCAATTGACGAGGCCCGGCACATTGCCGAAATTCTGGGCGAAGTCCGCGATAAGCAAACGGGTAAGGTCACAACGCGCGGTGTGGCCAGGCTCATGCACCGGGAGAAAATCTAA
- the ggt gene encoding gamma-glutamyltransferase, protein MLAGGSLVPVSAQTPGKGDRISGANFATRSPVLGRHGMVATSHPLATQIGLDILKQGGTAVDAAIAANAALGVVEPNNGGIGGDLFAIVWSAKDRRLYGLNASGRSPMGLSYDSLRARLGAQKQIPLYGPLSVSVPGTVDGWYALHQRFGRIRMPALLKPSIRYAREGVPVPQVIAHSWQVAARRLTDNQAVVGEFANFRQTFLVDGNSPAEGSLFRNPQLAATYEAIATGGRDAFYKGKLADVMDRYARKHGLPLRKADLVAHQSEWVEPVSTNYRGFDVHELPPNGQGIAVLQMLNILEGFDLKALKHNSADYLHVLVEAKKLAFEDRARYYADPAFSKVPLSWLLSKEYAAERRKLINMSKASERLDAGDPALRTGDTVYLTVADDEGNMVSLIQSNMLEFGSGMVPDGLGFVFHNRGTSFSMLPGHANVYAPGKRPFNTIIPGFLTKQGQPILSFGVMGGAMQPQGHVQVLCNLIDFGMNVQEAGDAARFSHSGSSEPIGTVMTDGGRVALESGIDSQVRAELQRRGHRLAETDFFGGYQAIRFDAVNRVYWGATEMRKDGQAAGY, encoded by the coding sequence ATGCTGGCAGGCGGTAGCCTCGTACCGGTGTCGGCCCAAACACCGGGCAAAGGCGACCGAATCAGTGGTGCCAACTTTGCCACCCGAAGCCCCGTGCTGGGTCGTCACGGCATGGTGGCTACCAGCCATCCGCTGGCTACGCAGATTGGGCTCGATATTCTTAAGCAGGGCGGTACGGCCGTCGATGCGGCTATTGCAGCCAATGCCGCTTTGGGCGTTGTGGAGCCCAATAATGGCGGCATTGGGGGCGATTTGTTTGCCATTGTCTGGTCGGCCAAAGACCGGCGGCTGTATGGGCTCAATGCCAGCGGTCGCTCGCCGATGGGGCTCTCGTACGATAGCCTGCGGGCGCGGCTGGGTGCGCAAAAACAAATTCCGCTGTATGGCCCCCTGTCGGTTTCGGTGCCGGGCACGGTCGATGGGTGGTATGCCCTGCACCAACGCTTTGGTAGAATCCGCATGCCAGCCCTGTTGAAGCCGAGCATCCGGTACGCCCGCGAGGGGGTACCCGTGCCGCAGGTGATTGCCCACTCATGGCAGGTAGCGGCCCGCCGACTAACCGATAATCAGGCTGTAGTGGGTGAGTTTGCGAATTTTCGACAAACATTTCTGGTCGATGGGAACTCTCCGGCAGAGGGGAGTCTGTTTCGGAACCCGCAACTGGCGGCTACCTACGAGGCTATTGCCACCGGGGGGCGCGATGCATTTTACAAGGGTAAGCTGGCTGATGTCATGGACCGGTATGCCCGGAAACATGGCCTGCCTTTACGCAAGGCCGATTTGGTAGCCCACCAAAGCGAGTGGGTCGAGCCGGTTTCGACCAACTACCGGGGCTTCGATGTGCATGAACTACCGCCCAATGGGCAGGGTATTGCCGTGCTGCAAATGCTGAATATTCTGGAGGGCTTTGATCTGAAAGCCCTGAAACACAATAGTGCCGATTATCTGCACGTGCTGGTTGAAGCTAAAAAGCTGGCGTTCGAAGACCGGGCCCGGTACTACGCCGACCCAGCATTTAGTAAGGTGCCGTTGTCGTGGCTGCTTTCCAAAGAATATGCCGCCGAACGGCGAAAGCTCATCAACATGTCGAAGGCTTCCGAACGACTCGATGCGGGCGACCCGGCCCTGCGTACGGGCGATACCGTGTATCTGACCGTGGCCGACGACGAAGGCAACATGGTGTCGTTGATTCAAAGCAATATGCTCGAATTTGGCAGTGGCATGGTACCTGATGGGCTGGGCTTCGTGTTTCATAACCGGGGCACCAGTTTTTCTATGCTGCCGGGCCATGCCAACGTGTACGCGCCCGGCAAACGGCCGTTTAATACCATCATTCCCGGTTTTTTGACCAAGCAGGGGCAACCGATTTTGAGCTTTGGGGTGATGGGCGGAGCCATGCAACCGCAGGGGCATGTGCAGGTGCTCTGTAACCTCATCGACTTCGGCATGAATGTACAGGAAGCGGGCGATGCGGCCCGTTTCAGTCATAGCGGCAGCAGTGAGCCTATCGGTACGGTCATGACCGACGGAGGTCGGGTGGCACTCGAAAGTGGTATTGACAGTCAGGTTCGGGCCGAACTGCAACGGCGTGGGCATCGGTTAGCCGAAACCGACTTCTTTGGCGGCTATCAGGCCATTCGGTTCGATGCCGTCAACCGGGTGTATTGGGGGGCTACCGAAATGCGCAAAGACGGGCAGGCTGCCGGGTATTAG
- a CDS encoding aminotransferase class I/II-fold pyridoxal phosphate-dependent enzyme yields the protein MDLFEKLRTNLGPIGSSSKELSGHHYFAFPKLEGELGPHMMFRGKRMLNWSLNNYLGLANHPEVRKADADATAEWGLAYPMGARMMSGNSDLHEELEARLAKFVGKEDAFLLNYGYQGVMSAIEAVVDHRDVIVYDAECHACLIDGIRLHKAKLGEYYKFNHNDMASLEKNLQRAEKKAAEKGGSILVITEGVFGMSGKVGSLAEIVALKEKYEFRLLVDDAHGFGTMGETGAGVGEMQGCQEGIDLYFSTFAKSMAAIGAFIAGDHDIIMYLKYNMRSQTYAKALPMPYVIGAMKRLDLIQQHPELRAKLWENVQALQSGLRARGFNIGDTTSPVTPVLLQSEGGVAEATALVRDLREKHGVFCSIVVYPVVPKGVIMLRVIPTAAHSLEDVEYTLNVFSEVAENLKNGLYRQLVASPVAEETVEVSAESAAE from the coding sequence GTGGATTTATTTGAGAAATTACGTACGAACCTGGGGCCGATAGGCTCCTCGTCGAAAGAGCTAAGTGGTCATCACTATTTTGCATTTCCAAAGTTAGAGGGCGAACTCGGTCCACATATGATGTTCCGGGGCAAGCGTATGCTCAACTGGAGCTTGAATAATTACTTAGGGTTAGCCAACCATCCGGAGGTACGCAAGGCCGATGCCGATGCCACTGCCGAATGGGGCCTGGCCTACCCGATGGGCGCCCGTATGATGTCGGGCAACTCCGATCTGCACGAAGAACTGGAGGCCCGTCTGGCCAAATTTGTCGGTAAAGAAGACGCTTTCCTGCTCAATTATGGGTATCAGGGGGTTATGTCGGCTATCGAAGCCGTAGTGGATCACCGCGACGTGATCGTGTACGATGCCGAGTGCCATGCCTGCCTTATCGACGGGATTCGGCTGCATAAAGCCAAGCTGGGTGAGTACTATAAGTTTAACCACAATGACATGGCCAGCCTGGAGAAAAACCTGCAGCGGGCCGAGAAGAAAGCCGCCGAAAAAGGCGGTAGCATTCTGGTTATCACCGAAGGCGTATTCGGTATGTCGGGTAAAGTGGGTAGCCTCGCCGAGATTGTAGCCCTGAAAGAGAAATATGAATTCCGTCTGCTGGTCGACGATGCCCACGGGTTTGGTACGATGGGCGAGACCGGCGCGGGCGTTGGCGAAATGCAGGGTTGCCAGGAAGGCATAGATCTGTACTTCTCAACATTTGCCAAGTCGATGGCGGCCATCGGGGCTTTTATTGCCGGTGACCACGACATCATCATGTACCTCAAGTACAACATGCGCTCGCAAACGTACGCTAAGGCCCTGCCCATGCCGTACGTAATTGGCGCCATGAAGCGTCTTGACCTGATTCAGCAGCACCCCGAACTGCGGGCTAAGTTGTGGGAAAACGTACAGGCGCTACAGAGTGGCTTGCGGGCCCGTGGGTTCAACATTGGCGATACAACCTCGCCGGTTACGCCGGTCCTGCTGCAAAGCGAGGGTGGCGTAGCCGAGGCCACGGCACTCGTCCGCGACCTACGCGAGAAACACGGTGTATTCTGTTCGATTGTGGTGTACCCCGTTGTGCCCAAAGGCGTGATTATGTTGCGGGTTATTCCAACGGCTGCCCACTCCTTGGAAGACGTTGAATACACCCTGAATGTGTTTAGCGAAGTGGCCGAAAATCTCAAAAATGGCCTCTACAGACAATTGGTGGCCTCTCCGGTAGCCGAAGAGACCGTTGAAGTGTCGGCTGAGTCTGCCGCAGAATAA
- the accC gene encoding acetyl-CoA carboxylase biotin carboxylase subunit, with product MPSIRKLLVANRGEIALRIMRTCREMGIQTVAIYSEADRHALHVRYADEAVCVGPAPSSESYLKADTIIEVCRQLGVDAIHPGYGFLSENARFAQLVREAGLIFVGPSPESIEVMGSKLAAKAAVSTYNIPMVPGTPSAISDRAEAKVISAQIGYPILIKASAGGGGKGMRIVEREEDFDEQMDRAVSEAISAFGDGSVFIEKYVTSPRHIEIQVLGDQHGNIIHLFERECSVQRRHQKVVEEAPSAVLTPEIRAEMGRCAVDVARACGYYGAGTVEFIVDDQLNFYFLEMNTRLQVEHPVTEQITGVDLVKQMIYIAEGKELTIKQEDLEIKGHAVEVRVYAEDPTNNFLPDVGTLQTYVRPQGNGVRVDDGFEQGMEIPIYYDPMIAKLITYGNDRTEAIQKMIRAIDEYQITGVQTTLPFCQYVMEHPAFTSGNFDTHFVNRYFTPDVLKPAPDAAETQLAAVLAAQLFANRKPAATNGTAVTEAKVSRWKANRR from the coding sequence ATGCCAAGCATCCGTAAACTACTTGTTGCCAATCGGGGCGAAATAGCCCTCCGTATCATGCGCACCTGCCGCGAAATGGGTATCCAAACCGTGGCCATTTATTCCGAAGCCGATCGGCACGCGCTGCACGTCAGGTATGCCGACGAGGCTGTTTGTGTTGGGCCAGCCCCCTCGTCGGAGTCGTACCTGAAAGCCGACACCATTATCGAGGTGTGCCGCCAGTTAGGGGTCGACGCCATTCACCCCGGCTACGGGTTTTTGTCTGAAAATGCCCGATTTGCCCAACTGGTGCGCGAGGCCGGGTTGATCTTTGTGGGGCCTTCGCCCGAAAGTATCGAGGTGATGGGTAGCAAACTGGCCGCCAAAGCCGCCGTGTCGACGTACAATATTCCGATGGTGCCGGGCACGCCTTCGGCTATCTCAGACCGGGCAGAGGCTAAAGTTATTTCGGCGCAGATCGGCTACCCGATTCTGATCAAGGCAAGTGCGGGCGGGGGCGGCAAAGGGATGCGGATTGTAGAGCGCGAAGAAGACTTTGACGAGCAGATGGACCGTGCCGTAAGTGAGGCTATTTCGGCCTTCGGCGACGGATCGGTGTTTATTGAGAAGTATGTGACCTCGCCCCGGCACATCGAGATTCAGGTGCTGGGCGATCAGCACGGCAATATTATTCACCTGTTCGAACGCGAATGCTCGGTGCAACGTCGGCATCAGAAAGTAGTGGAAGAAGCGCCATCGGCTGTATTGACGCCCGAAATCCGGGCCGAAATGGGTCGGTGTGCGGTCGATGTGGCCCGCGCCTGTGGGTACTACGGGGCGGGTACGGTTGAGTTTATCGTCGACGATCAACTGAACTTTTATTTCCTCGAAATGAACACCCGCCTGCAGGTAGAGCACCCCGTAACCGAGCAGATTACGGGCGTGGATCTGGTGAAGCAGATGATTTACATTGCCGAGGGAAAAGAGCTGACTATTAAACAGGAAGACCTCGAAATAAAAGGGCATGCGGTGGAGGTGCGGGTGTATGCCGAAGACCCTACCAACAACTTCCTGCCCGACGTAGGTACGCTGCAAACCTATGTGCGGCCGCAGGGAAATGGCGTGCGTGTGGATGATGGTTTCGAGCAGGGTATGGAGATTCCGATTTATTACGACCCGATGATTGCCAAACTCATCACCTACGGTAACGACCGCACCGAGGCCATCCAGAAAATGATTCGGGCTATCGATGAGTATCAGATTACGGGCGTACAAACGACATTGCCTTTCTGCCAATACGTGATGGAGCACCCAGCCTTTACGTCGGGCAACTTCGATACGCACTTTGTAAACCGGTACTTCACGCCCGACGTACTTAAACCGGCGCCGGATGCTGCTGAGACTCAACTGGCAGCCGTGTTGGCGGCTCAGCTATTTGCCAACCGTAAGCCCGCTGCCACCAACGGAACGGCCGTGACCGAAGCCAAAGTGAGCCGCTGGAAAGCCAACCGGCGGTAG
- a CDS encoding isoaspartyl peptidase/L-asparaginase family protein translates to MTSRRHFLRWGALALPQFQLAKLIPGAKPVAKKPIVVSTWDSGKTANNGAWPVLQKGGSALDAVEQAGIFIENEPSCCVGLDGNPDRDGYVTLDACIMDHQYNCGSVVFLERIKHPISVARKLMETTPHVMLAGEGAQQFAVANGFALEPQKLSADAERTYRQWLKKSEYKPIINIENQPRPKPDRKGNGPFAPSYFDDGTPNHDTMGTVALDAAGNLSGMCTTSGMAFKMRGRIGDSPIIGAGLYVDNEVGAVTCSGQGEEVIRMCGSHLVIEFMRQGKSPEEACRLAIERIVKRDVNRAKEFQVGFIALSKAGEIGAYSVQPNFSYTVMADGINNVTTASKSYFK, encoded by the coding sequence ATGACTTCACGACGCCATTTTCTTCGCTGGGGAGCGCTGGCTCTGCCTCAGTTTCAACTGGCTAAGCTGATTCCGGGCGCAAAACCCGTTGCCAAAAAGCCAATTGTTGTTTCAACTTGGGACAGCGGCAAAACAGCGAATAATGGTGCCTGGCCCGTGTTGCAAAAAGGTGGCTCGGCGCTCGATGCGGTCGAACAGGCCGGGATCTTTATCGAAAACGAACCCAGCTGCTGCGTAGGTCTGGATGGCAACCCCGACCGCGACGGATATGTAACTCTCGACGCCTGCATCATGGACCATCAGTACAATTGTGGGTCGGTGGTGTTTCTGGAGCGGATCAAGCACCCGATTTCGGTGGCCCGGAAGCTTATGGAGACGACTCCACACGTGATGCTTGCCGGTGAGGGTGCCCAGCAGTTTGCCGTAGCTAATGGTTTTGCGCTGGAACCCCAAAAACTCTCCGCTGATGCCGAGCGTACGTACCGTCAATGGCTTAAAAAATCAGAGTACAAGCCTATTATCAATATTGAAAACCAACCCCGGCCCAAACCGGACCGCAAAGGCAACGGACCGTTTGCACCGTCGTACTTCGACGATGGTACGCCCAACCACGATACCATGGGCACCGTGGCCCTCGATGCCGCCGGTAACTTGTCGGGTATGTGTACCACGAGCGGCATGGCGTTTAAGATGCGGGGTCGTATTGGCGACTCACCCATCATCGGAGCGGGCCTGTACGTCGACAACGAGGTAGGGGCCGTAACCTGCTCCGGACAAGGCGAAGAGGTGATTCGGATGTGCGGTTCGCACCTGGTCATTGAGTTTATGCGGCAGGGCAAAAGCCCCGAGGAGGCTTGTCGGCTAGCCATTGAACGGATTGTAAAACGCGATGTCAACCGGGCCAAAGAATTTCAGGTCGGCTTTATTGCGCTGAGCAAAGCGGGCGAAATTGGCGCGTATTCGGTGCAGCCCAACTTCTCGTACACGGTTATGGCCGACGGCATCAACAACGTGACAACGGCATCGAAAAGTTATTTCAAGTAA
- a CDS encoding YybH family protein: MRKVFVAVLLFWAAGAATAQSAADRRAILAILDRQTTDWNAGRVDDFMNGYWQSDSLTFVGKIGVTKGYEATLANYKKRYPDRASMGTLKFDILKLEFPAPNVAYVIGKWHLTRPQVGDAGGHYTLLWRKLKGRWVIVSDHSS; this comes from the coding sequence ATGCGAAAGGTATTTGTTGCGGTATTGTTGTTTTGGGCTGCTGGTGCAGCCACGGCGCAGTCGGCCGCCGACCGCCGGGCTATTTTGGCTATTCTTGACCGCCAGACAACCGACTGGAATGCGGGCCGGGTCGACGATTTTATGAACGGCTACTGGCAGTCGGATTCGCTCACGTTTGTGGGCAAGATCGGGGTGACCAAAGGGTACGAGGCTACGTTAGCCAACTACAAGAAGCGCTACCCCGACCGGGCCTCGATGGGAACGCTCAAGTTTGATATTCTGAAACTCGAATTTCCGGCCCCCAATGTGGCGTACGTGATTGGCAAGTGGCACCTGACCCGCCCGCAGGTAGGCGATGCCGGTGGGCATTACACCTTGTTGTGGCGCAAGCTCAAAGGCCGTTGGGTGATCGTCAGCGACCATTCCAGCTAA
- a CDS encoding acyltransferase family protein, protein MLKRLFSLDTASQKRVFGLDVLRAAAILIVVDAHANNALGSYHQGGLLHQFLPDGVELFFVLSGFLIGGILIRIYEQEGRMDGPVLMNFWVRRWFRTLPNYYLVLGGIIGINLIQAFLTGQHHSLPAKWTLASYFVFLQNFAWYVPDFFPETWSLAIEEWSYLFIPLILLLWHRLRPAHWSQQRVVLAVILTVIVGTNLLRLVLALQQPISAGELGFRGIVITRLDAIAYGVLAAYVKQYYPAFWRSPMAQKNAFWLGLVMTVITAFTASILILAFYVDSGVYPAYVFYKRTFYFLVIGLSMMLLIPRMDAWRSATGWIPRAITHVSLISYSLYLLNLTPVMGLLINRIPTTSLTVGYGKVVLFWIVSLGLSTLLHKYYELPMTSLRDRMSKREPHLTETANVH, encoded by the coding sequence ATGTTAAAACGCTTGTTTTCGCTCGACACCGCATCGCAGAAGCGGGTCTTCGGGCTGGATGTGCTCCGGGCCGCGGCCATTCTGATTGTGGTTGATGCACACGCCAACAACGCGCTGGGGTCGTACCATCAGGGCGGGTTACTTCATCAGTTTCTGCCCGATGGCGTGGAGTTGTTCTTTGTCCTGAGCGGGTTTCTGATTGGAGGAATCCTGATCCGAATTTATGAACAGGAAGGCCGCATGGACGGACCCGTACTGATGAATTTCTGGGTACGCCGATGGTTCAGGACTTTACCAAACTATTATCTGGTGCTGGGCGGTATTATCGGTATCAATCTGATTCAGGCGTTTCTGACCGGGCAGCATCACTCGCTACCAGCCAAATGGACCCTTGCCAGCTATTTTGTTTTTCTACAGAATTTTGCCTGGTACGTACCCGATTTCTTCCCCGAAACGTGGAGTCTGGCTATTGAAGAATGGTCGTACCTGTTTATTCCGCTTATTTTGCTCCTCTGGCACCGGCTGCGCCCGGCCCATTGGTCGCAGCAGCGGGTTGTCCTGGCTGTTATCCTGACGGTAATTGTGGGGACTAACCTACTCCGGCTGGTTTTGGCGTTACAGCAGCCAATTTCGGCCGGTGAGCTGGGATTTCGGGGCATTGTCATCACCCGGCTCGATGCCATTGCGTATGGTGTACTGGCGGCTTACGTGAAGCAGTATTACCCCGCTTTCTGGCGTAGCCCCATGGCCCAGAAAAACGCGTTCTGGCTGGGACTGGTCATGACTGTCATCACCGCATTTACCGCGTCGATTCTGATCCTGGCTTTTTACGTCGACAGTGGCGTGTACCCAGCGTATGTATTTTACAAGCGTACGTTTTACTTTCTGGTGATTGGTTTGAGCATGATGCTGCTCATTCCGCGGATGGACGCCTGGCGGTCGGCTACGGGCTGGATTCCCCGCGCCATTACCCACGTCAGTCTGATTTCGTACTCGCTGTACCTGCTCAACCTGACGCCCGTGATGGGGCTGCTCATCAACCGCATCCCGACAACTTCACTGACGGTTGGGTACGGCAAGGTGGTTTTGTTCTGGATAGTCAGCCTGGGGCTGTCGACCCTGCTGCATAAGTACTACGAATTACCCATGACGAGCCTCCGCGACCGTATGTCGAAGCGCGAACCCCACCTTACCGAGACGGCCAACGTCCACTGA
- a CDS encoding pyridoxal phosphate-dependent aminotransferase, whose product MSATLNATHPLADRINALEESSTLAMTKMARELAAQGHAVISLSVGEPDFKTPQHICDAAKKAIDDGFHGYSPVAGYPDLRKAIADKLKRDNNINWKPENIVVSTGAKHSLANVISVLVNPGDEVIIFAPYWVSYSEMVKLAEGRSVVIDGAFENDFKVTPEQLEAAITDRTKVVMFASPNNPTGSVYSEAELRAIGDVIARHDNVYVLADEIYEYINFTPEGHFSIGSIPEIADRVITVNGVAKGFAMTGWRIGYIGAAKWIADGVEKLQGQVTSGTNSIAQKATVAALTGTMEPTYAMNEAYKRRRDLVVKLLKDIPGFKVNVPTGAFYAFPDVSAYYGKSDGTTTIQNSDDFALWLLNKAYVATVAGSGFGAPNCLRISTAASDENLVEAVGRIKAAVAQLQ is encoded by the coding sequence ATGTCTGCAACGCTCAACGCCACCCATCCCTTAGCGGATCGGATCAACGCGCTGGAGGAATCTTCGACGCTGGCGATGACCAAAATGGCCCGTGAGCTGGCTGCTCAGGGTCACGCTGTAATCAGTCTCAGCGTAGGAGAGCCTGATTTCAAAACCCCACAACACATTTGTGATGCGGCCAAAAAAGCCATCGACGATGGTTTCCACGGTTACTCGCCGGTAGCGGGTTACCCCGATCTCCGTAAAGCGATTGCAGACAAGCTGAAACGGGACAACAACATTAACTGGAAACCCGAGAACATTGTGGTATCAACGGGGGCCAAGCACTCACTCGCTAACGTAATCAGCGTGTTGGTGAACCCCGGCGACGAGGTCATCATTTTTGCGCCCTATTGGGTGAGCTACTCCGAAATGGTGAAGCTGGCCGAAGGGCGTTCGGTGGTGATCGACGGAGCCTTTGAGAACGATTTTAAAGTGACTCCCGAGCAACTCGAAGCCGCCATCACCGACCGGACCAAGGTGGTGATGTTTGCATCGCCCAACAACCCAACCGGATCGGTATATTCGGAGGCTGAACTGCGCGCGATTGGGGATGTGATTGCCCGTCACGACAATGTGTATGTGCTCGCTGACGAGATTTACGAATACATCAACTTCACCCCCGAAGGACATTTCAGCATCGGTTCAATCCCCGAAATTGCCGACCGCGTGATTACGGTTAATGGCGTGGCAAAAGGGTTTGCCATGACCGGCTGGCGGATTGGCTACATCGGTGCTGCCAAATGGATTGCCGACGGGGTAGAGAAACTACAGGGTCAGGTAACGTCGGGGACAAACTCGATTGCCCAAAAGGCCACCGTAGCTGCCTTGACGGGTACGATGGAGCCAACCTACGCCATGAACGAAGCTTACAAGCGCCGTCGGGATCTGGTGGTAAAACTGTTGAAAGATATTCCGGGCTTTAAGGTCAACGTGCCTACGGGCGCTTTCTACGCGTTTCCGGACGTGAGTGCGTACTACGGGAAATCGGACGGGACAACAACCATTCAGAACTCGGATGATTTTGCGCTTTGGCTACTCAACAAAGCGTATGTGGCCACGGTAGCGGGCTCTGGCTTTGGTGCGCCTAACTGCCTGCGTATCAGCACAGCAGCTTCCGACGAGAACCTTGTTGAAGCCGTTGGCCGGATCAAGGCTGCGGTTGCCCAGTTGCAATAA